The proteins below come from a single Cryptococcus gattii WM276 chromosome D, complete sequence genomic window:
- a CDS encoding uncharacterized protein (Similar to TIGR gene model, INSD accession AAW42793.1), giving the protein MASAQVCRNYLNGNCRYGNSCKFYHPPRTAQNNQPALKLPFQFTEDTIRSDLTIELPQWILSVYGAAKYEPNLIYEGELSPEELRWRSVLALKEGKAQEYIKEEETLVSNAKAKIASLVADLSVTNKLAQNLHQTRFTNGQQPGAPRPKDFSESTVVPSTQIFAPSGMASETGPGSTPFGARSNASAFGGGNGSSFGSGGSAFGAVNRVNPFSTVPAGGGASSGSAFGQSAFGAGKPPAFGSSVFGGGSQTGSAFGSPAVPGGGAFGQAAFGQKSAGAPAFDTSTFGLTNPSTKSAFGSSAFGQSAKPSATSSFGSSAPLSAFSQDNKPVKSAFGSSQAPSAFSSTSQATATPMPGTAFGQSAFGNPSGTTAVNPAATSVFGQSTFGQEAKQNPFGTQPQEAVASGSGFGLNQPAAPAAGGFGAFTNTTPTPTNPFGQSAAPANPFVKSASATQPTSLNSFAAPATSAFGSTSAFGAYPSKSTFGFANPSDSRPAANGFSALNSALKQPQLSVPVPPGWSYDDPWTWLLYGNAETDNSDTLEDEFLDAFKHVTFDLGNIPSMPPPLNLRT; this is encoded by the exons ATGGCTTCGGCTCAGGTTTGCCGCAACTATCTTAATGG CAACTGCCGTTATGGAAACTCCTGCAAGTTCTATCATCCACCAAGGACAGCTCAGAACAACCAGCCAGCGCTTAAGTTACCATTCCAGTTCAC TGAGGATACAATTCGCAGTGACTTGACCATCGAATTGCCTCAATGGATACTTTCTGTTTATGGCGCTGCCAAGTATGAACCCAATCTCATTTACGAGGGCGAACTCTCGCCCGAGGAACTGAGATGGAGGAGTGTACTGGCTTtgaaagaagggaaagcGCAGGAATAT ATtaaagaagaagaaactCTTGTTTCCAATGCCAAAGCAAAAATTGCCAGCTTAGTCGCCGACCTTTCGGTTACGAATAAATTGGCTCAAAACTTACATCAAACGAGGTTCACCAATGGCCAACAACCCGGAGCCCCTCGCCCGAAAGACTTCTCGGAAAGTACCGTCGTACCATCTACACAGATTTTTGCCCCTTCGGGGATGGCTAGTGAGACAGGACCTGGTAGTACACCGTTCGGTGCAAGATCGAATGCGTCAGCTTTCGGAGGTGGGAACGGTTCGTCGTTCGGATCAGGCGGATCAGCGTTTGGAGCGGTAAATAGAGTCAACCCATTTAGTACAGTTCCTGCTGGTGGTGGCGCCTCGTCCGGCAGTGCTTTTGGTCAGAGTGCTTTTGGCGCAGGCAAGCCTCCTGCGTTCGGTTCCAGTGTGTTCGGGGGCGGATCCCAAACTGGCTCTGCTTTCGGTTCACCAGCTGTGCCGGGTGGTGGCGCATTCGGACAAGCCGCTTTTGGCCAAAAATCTGCTGGGGCGCCCGCATTTGATACCTCAACTTTCGGCCTCACCAATCCATCAACGAAATCCGCTTTTGGGTCATCAGCTTTTGGACAAAGCGCAAAGCCTTCAGCTACCTCCTCCTTCGGCTCTTCTGCCCCATTATCTGCTTTCAGTCAGGATAATAAACCTGTGAAATCTGCTTTTGGCTCCTCTCAAGCACCGTCGGCCTTCTCCTCTACATCACAAGCTACAGCTACCCCCATGCCTGGTACTGCGTTTGGTCAGTCTGCATTTGGCAATCCTTCGGGGACGACCGCTGTCAACCCAGCAGCTACTTCGGTATTCGGTCAATCTACATTTGGGCAAGAAGCGAAGCAAAATCCATTCGGAACGCAGCCTCAAGAAGCTGTGGCGTCTGGTTCCGGCTTTGGGCTCAATCAACCAGCCGCTCCTGCGGCGGGAGGTTTTGGCGCTTTTACCAATACCACTCCTACTCCTACCAATCCTTTTGGCCAATCTGCAGCCCCTGCGAACCCTTTTGTCAAATCTGCGAGTGCTACGCAACCTACATCTCTCAACTCGTTTGCTGCACCTGCAACTTCGGCGTTTGGATCAACTTCCGCCTTTGGCGCGTATCCTTCCAAATCAACGTTTGGCTTTGCCAATCCTTCTGATAGCAGGCCTGCTGCCAATGGCTTTTCGGCATTAAATTCTGCACTCAAGCAGCCGCAACTATCTGTGCCTGTTCCTCCAGGATGGTCATATGATGATCCTTGGACATGGCTTCTATATGGAAATGCAGAAACAGATAATAGCGATACTCTGGAAGACGAATTCCTCGATGCATTCAAGCATGTGACATTCGATTTGGGCAATATACCGTCTATGCCCCCTCCGCTTAATTTGAGAACATGA
- a CDS encoding uncharacterized protein (Similar to TIGR gene model, INSD accession AAW43296.1) has protein sequence MFNLPYHCKALLTAKQERGLTFDDVAKAINKPEVWTTALFYGQATTDNNTAEAILKALGGEQHWADYNDKLEPGQEKIDVKRVLNGLSGNGEENMGVKGMITRGATFEVPPKDPVLYRLYEVLVVYGYSYKALIYEKFGDGIMSAIDFRTSLERKKDPKGDRVVITLDGKFLPYSDPSAWGTQ, from the exons ATGTTCAACCTCCCATACCACTGCAAGGCCCTACTTACTGCTAAACAAGAGAGGGGCTTAACTTTCGACGATGTCGCTAAAGCCATCAATAAGCCTGAAGTATGGACCACTGCTCTTTTTTATGGTCAAGCAACAACCGATAACAATACGGCCGAAGCTATTTTGAAGGCTTTAGGAGGCGAGCAGCACTGGGCCGATTATAATGATAAGTTAGAGCCCGGTCAGGAAAAGATTGATGTCAAGAGGGTACTGAATGGGTTATCCGGCAATGGTGAAGAAAATATGGGCGTGAAGGGCATGATCACGAGAGGCGCAACTTTTGAGGTTCCTCCCAAA GACCCAGTACTGTACAGGCTTTACGAAGTGCTGGTTGTTTATGGCTACTCTTACAAAGCTCTTATCTATGAAAAG TTCGGTGACGGTATTATGTCAGCCATAG ATTTCCGTACTTCTCTAGAACGCAAGAAGGATCCCAAGGGGGATCGTGTTGTGATCACATTGGATGGCAAG TTTCTTCCTTACTCTGACCCGTCTGCTTGGGGTACACAATAA
- a CDS encoding Hypothetical protein (Similar to TIGR gene model, INSD accession AAW43295.1; CND04610), whose product MWLFFVRHGQTDDNVQGIIQGHRDTPLNDYGRFESIRLAKRLSKYPITEAWSSPLSRAKETTQAVLQYHDNVPLRTPNELKERGLGSMEGRRRKKGERAPADAEDFESLSRRAKAWFDRLLASHEPESSSSRHDHSSHTRYLRTPLHGNNHTRHARHNSYNLPRAIDVVLVVTHGAWLSNFIRLLTSPIYHFNVRESVNLGLPCANTSIMVVSCEWANGKWNGIIEDWGNVNHLLDVLGEEVQEVADDVRQ is encoded by the exons ATGTGGCTCTTTTTCGTGCGTCATGGACAAACCGATGA CAATGTCCAAGGCATTATCCAAGGCCATAGAGATACACCTCTGAACGACTATGGACGCTTTGAAAGCATAAGGCTAGCCAAGCGATTGAGCAAATACCCCATCACGGAAGCTTGGTCATCGCCTTTATCGAGAGCTAAAGAA ACGACTCAGGCTGTGCTACAATATCATGACAACGTCCCCTTGAGGACTCCTAATGAACTCAAAGAGAGGGGTTTGGGTAGCATGGAAGGCCGGAGACggaaaaaaggagaaagagcTCCTGCAGATGCTGAAGATTTTGAATC ATTATCGAGGCGGGCTAAAGCCTGGTTTGACAGACTTTTAGCATCCCACGAGCCAGagtcttcttcctctcgACACGATCACTCCAGCCACACTCGTTATTTGCGGACTCCTCTTCATGGTAATAACCATACTCGGCATGCTCGACATAATTCATACAACCTTCCTAGGGCCATTGACGTCGTGCTTGTTGTCACACACGGGGCTTGGCTTAGTAACTTCATCCGTCTTTTGACATCACCAATTTATCATTTCAATGTTAGAGAGAGTGTAAACCTCGGTTTGCCATGTGCAAATACAAGCATCATGGTAGTGAGTTGCGAGTGGGCGAACGGCAAGTGGAATGGAATAATTGAGGATTGGGGCAATGTCAATCATTTGCTGGATGTTTTGGGAGAAGAAGTGCAAGAAGTGGCAGACGATGTTCGGCAGTAA
- a CDS encoding Hypothetical Protein (Similar to TIGR gene model, INSD accession AAW43303.1) yields MSLTSVTRVVSKSILGAPSTSTARRLTTTVPRFGRMSPPAHKMAHFPRITSSLPSEHSDFRTVMWTGESSQLVLMTIPVGGEIGEEIHHVDQHLVFTSGTAKAVVGGEEKEIKAGDLVIVPQGTKHNFINTGPTPLCLFTVYAPAEHAETTVNRTKEEGDTLEEEGKDEPPEWAVRK; encoded by the exons ATGTCTCTAACTAGCGTCACTCGCGTCGTATCCAAATCCATCCTCGGCGCTCCTTCCACCAGTACAGCTCGCAGGCTTACCACTACCGTCCCCAGATTTGGTAGAATGTCTCCTCCTGCTCACAAGATGGCCCACTTCCCGAGGATCACATCGTCCCTTCCCTCTGAACATTCCGACTTTAGAACGGTGATGTGGACTGGCGAGAGCAGTCAACTTGTCCTCA TGACTATACCGGTTGGAGGAGAAATAGGGGAAGAAATTCACCATGTTGACCAACATTTGGTCTTCACATCCGGTACTGCCAAAGCTGTTGttggaggagaggaaaaagagatCAAGGCTGGAGATCTTGTCATTGTTCCTCAGGGTACCAAGCACAACT TCATCAATACAGGCCCTACCCCTCTTTGTCTTTTTACTGTATATGCTCCGGCCGAGCATGCCGAGACAACTGTCAACCGAAcaaaggaggaaggggatacgctggaagaagagggcAAAGATGAGCCTCCAGAATGGGCAGTTAGGAAGTAG
- a CDS encoding Actin filament organization-related protein, putative (Similar to TIGR gene model, INSD accession AAW43301.1), whose translation MSNPPPPPPRRTYYPSASSLAPDPSAKTWKDKVKAKGSIWGKYAMDKSVKVSDNLGGKVNDLAERRFGTEAFWPVTGDFPKEMDKCARILRAFTVDGIITEEKEDKDASGSRKKKVIRKIPPAVIAKAKGLAIFTSMRSGIAPFGGAGGAGVVVAKLPDGTWSAPASISPNNLSTGFLLGVDVYDCVLVINTQKALDSFKTHKATIGAELAVAAGPYGAGAAVEAGLEKAPLFSYVRSRGMYAGVEIVGQVFVERYEENGAMYHWPDIKAGDILNGRVKIPLEAASLHKALKDAESGKAQKEKGNALDIVIPEGATELELNDGEVLKLPPTPDQTTGREQESDPETEKVLYPSRPGSHNPSFTSIDKISRGHSPASEGPTHESHFSSSKLTVPPPLPTRRPKRPSLEKNQSSTSNYSEEANNAAPASSLETDVPPSYAAAYVNAAPGTEDPEERWESSLDDTKGEQMSAAEKKEWEQHLAEQKTQGGPLPESLQDGIVEGELSDRLQNQALGYDEKDTDSLR comes from the exons ATGTCCAACCCCCCACCACCTCCCCCCAGGCGGACATATTACCCTTCAGCTTCGTCCTTAGCCCCTGACCCTTCTGCCAAAACATGGAAAGATAAAGTCAAAGCCAAGGGCTCCATATGGGGCAAGTATGCGATGGATAAAAGTGTCAAGGTTTCAGACAACTTGGGGGGGAAAGTGAATGATTTAGCGGAAAGAAGATTCGGCACTGAGGCCTTTTGGCCCGTGACGGGCGATTTCCCCAAGGAGATGGACAAATGTGCAAGAATTCTGAGGGCCTTCACAG TGGACGGCATCATTAcggaggagaaggaagataAGGATGCTTCTGGGTCACGAAAGAAGAAAGTTATACGCAAAATCCCCCCTGCTGTCATTGCTAAAGCAAAGGGTCTTGCCATTTTCACTTCAATGAGGTCAGGTATTGCTCCATTTGGAGGTGCAGGAGGTGCTGGCGTGGTGGTGGCCAAACTCCCTGACGGAA CCTGGTCAGCCCCCGCATCCATCTCTCCTAATAATCTCAGCACCGGG TTTTTATTAGGCGTAGATGTTTACGACTGCGTGTTAGTCATCAATACCCAGAAAGCCCTTGATTCTTTTAAGACCCATAAGGCAACTATTGGGGCAGAACTTGCTGTCGCAGCGGGTCCCTATGGGGCTGGTGCAGCGGTGGAGGCTGGTTTGGAAAAAGCCCCTTTGTTCAGCTATGTAAGGAGCAGAGGGATGTATGCAGGTGTGGAGATTGTAGGACAAGTGTTTGTTGAAAGATATGAGGAAAACGGTGCCATGTACCATTGGCCGGATATCAAAGCTGGCGACATT CTTAACGGAAGGGTCAAGATACCATTGGAAGCTGCCAGTTTACATAAAGCGCTTAAGGATGCAGAATCGGGCAAGGCacaaaaagaaaaaggcAACGCTCTTGATATCGTGATCCCCGAGGGCGCTACCGAGCTGGAACTCAATGATGGGGAGGTACTCAAGCTTCCTCCTACCCCGGATCAAACGACCGGCCGCGAGCAAGAATCTGATCCTGAGACAGAAAAAGTACTCTATCCTTCTCGTCCGGGGTCACATAACCCTTCTTTCACTTCAATTGACAAGATATCCCGAGGTCATTCACCAGCCTCCGAGGGGCCCACGCATGAGTCTCACTTCTCAAGCTCCAAGCTAACAGTACCCCCTCCTTTACCTACTCGCCGTCCAAAACGCCCATCACTGGAGAAAAATCAATCGTCCACTTCCAATTATTCGGAAGAAGCCAACAACGCTGCTCCCGCATCATCACTTGAGACCGATGTTCCACCTTCTTATGCTGCAGCCTATGTCAATGCCGCACCGGGGACGGAGGATCCCGAGGAGAGATGGGAGTCTTCGTTGGATGATACGAAGGGAGAACAAATGAGTGCAgcggagaagaaggaatggGAACAGCACCTCGCAGAGCAAAAGACCCAAGGCGGCCCCCTGCCAGAAAGCTTGCAAGATGGTATTGTCGAGGGAGAATTGTCGGACAGGCTGCAAAACCAAGCGCTTGGCTATGATGAGAAAGATACGGATAGTTTGAGATAA
- a CDS encoding Co-chaperone, putative (Similar to TIGR gene model, INSD accession AAW43300.1) has protein sequence MKGSLLVALPILFLSLSSQVFGEPSVPSAAQIVQDANRLLAEGSYSAAARAYGEAIELDPTAHANYYKRATAYLSMGRHNAALDDFEQILKINPGFVQAHYQRAKILAKEGDFTKAQYELKAYIRTKSDSEAEELLHLITVGEAAEKSALQAFEKGRWQVCVDHSTKALEVGPNSERLRRLRVNCATELGDVNMVYGDLSRLASLDPSTTYLPLQLSNIAYFIRASSQATAHIKQCLHFDPDSKPCKAVHKTIRSLEKDVARVRNFIESGSYRQAIKILDGDDGLLIRFEKALDDATKPKDGLPPYLAPQFHPKENSQMRLDLYALACKASVMANDFGEKSASWCEETMRMNEENVDSWISRGERLLKVEKWEEAMRAMEKAFDLSGRSQDILPRVQKAQRLLKQSKQKDYYKVLGVPRDADERAIKKAFRKAAKLAHPDVGGSEEKMAALNEAYEVLSNTELRQRYDNGDDPNDPTGGQQHNPFAHHGGGMPFQFFQQGGGFQGFHQGFPGGGQKMHFQWN, from the exons ATGAAAGGTTCTCTTCTGGTCGCCTTACCTATacttttcctctctttATCCTCCCAGGTTTTCGGCGAGCCATCCGTTCCATCAGCAGCTCAGATCGTTCAAGATGCCAATCGTTTATTAGCTGAAGGATCTTATTCCGCCGCGGCCAGAGCTTATGGGGAGGCTATAG AGCTTGACCCGACAGCACATGCCAACTATTATAAACGTGCCACAGCATACCTATCAATGGGTCGTCACAACGCAGCCCTGGATGACTTCGAACAAATTCTCAAGATAAACCCTGGGTTCGTGCAA GCGCATTACCAAAGAGCAAAAATCTTGGCTAAAGAAGGGGACTTTACCAAGGCGCAATATGAACTTAAGGCTTATATTCGTACCAAAAGCGATTCCGAAGCCGAAGAACTG TTGCATCTCATCACGGTCGGTGAAGCTGCTGAGAAATCGGCACTGCAAGCATTTGAAAAGGGAAGGTGGCAAGTATGCGTCGATCACTCGACTAAGGCTTTGGAAGTCGGGCCCAATTCGGAGAGGCTGAGACGATTGAGAGTAAATTGTGCAACCGAGTTGGGAGACGTAAATATGGTGTATGGGGATTTGAG CCGATTGGCATCGTTAGACCCGTCGACGACTTATTTGCCGCTACAACTCTCCAACATAGCCTACTTTATCCGGGCATCTTCCCAAGCAACGGCTCATATAAAGCAATGTCTTCACTTTGATCCCGATTCCAAACCCTGCAAAGCTGTACACAAGACCATTAGAAGTCTTGAGAAAGATGTTGCCAGAGTGCGGAACTTCATTGAAAGCGGCTCTTACCGCCAGGCGATCAAGATTCTGGATGGAGATGACGGCTTGCTGATCCGCTTTGAGAAGGCCCTGGATGACGCGACAAAACCAAAAGATGGGTTACCGCCTTATCTCGCCCCTCAATTCCATCCAAAAGAGAACAGCCAGATGAGGCTGGACCTTTATGCTCTCGCATGTAAAGCCTCCGTCATGGCCAATGACTTTGGAGAGAAAAGTGCATCCTGGTGTGAGGAGACAATGCGCATGAACGAAGAGAATGTGGATAGCTGGATTTCCAGGGGGGAAAGGCTGCTGAAAGTTGAAAAGTGGGAAGAGGCCATGCGAGCGATGGAAAAGGCTTTTGATCTTTCGGGAAGAAGCCAAGAC ATTCTCCCTCGAGTACAGAAAGCACAACGCTTGCTCAAGCAGTCTAAGCAGAAGGACTATTACAAAGTTCTTGGTGTTCCTAGAGACGCAGATGAGAGGGCCATCAAAAAGGCTTT CCGAAAGGCAGCGAAACTTGCCCATCCGGATGTTGGAGGATctgaagagaagatggcgGCCTTGAATGAGGCTTACGAAGTTCTATCTAATACAG AACTTCGACAACGCTACGACAATGGCGATGATCCAAATGACCCCACAGGTGGTCAGCAACACAACCCATTTGCTCACCACGGCGGTGGTATGCCATTCCAATTCTTCCAGCAGGGTGGCGGATTCCAAGGATTTCACCAAGGTTTCCCAGGCGGCGGACAGAAGATGCACTTCCAATGGAACTAA
- a CDS encoding Hypothetical protein (Similar to TIGR gene model, INSD accession AAW42790.1; CND04640): MLDTVFLSIWFIFFLGSVASMSTLASVFRDYDRFIWGRLGTATIGLGWVMTFLLLGILLFEVVYTLINFGCSYTIWDNHASNAIVKGPIDKQVVPLPALTTSEGIAAPVPPGNHPQASVPES; encoded by the exons ATGCTCGATACAGTTTTTCTATCAATCTGGTTCATTTTCTTTCTAG GCTCCGTAGCAAGCATGTCGACCCTTGCCTCCGTTTTCCGCGACTACGACAGATTCATCTGGGGCCG CCTCGGGACGGCGACGATAGGTCTTGGCTGGGTGATGACTTTTCTT CTTCTCGGCATACTTCTCTTTGAAGTGGTCTACACCCTTATTAATTTTGGATGCTCTTACACTATTTGGG ATAACCATGCCTCCAACGCCATTGTCAAAGGACCTATCGACAAACAAGTGGTTCCCCTGCCTGCCCTGACCACATCAGAAGGAATCGCTGCGCCTGTTCCCCCAGGGAACCATCCTCAGGCATCGGTCCCAGAGAGCTGA
- a CDS encoding ATP-dependent Clp protease ATP-binding subunit, putative (Similar to TIGR gene model, INSD accession AAW42792.1; similar to clpX) has translation MPPPHLPSPKHLYSHLSKYVVGQERAKRILSVAVYNHYQRIAPLLPSVDEQELSPPKPSRRQPPPIILESPIPYPPTSSISYSSGSHLSASTFKKRDRALYKPLDPASFQWDPSTAGMSPQDPTITHDLLTLRSREGQWARNGYFEPLQPSVPFQTLTGQTTKRQRVTSEHDKPLSNEKPPKFSKGKAYAAPTESEGNDSETPKHDDSRVVEGESVIIEKSNVLMIGPTGTGKTLMARTLARLLNVPFVTCDATTYTQAGYVGEDVENCVLRLLQAANYDVSKAEVGVIHIDEIDKIAKRGGSDVGGSGRDVGGEGVQQALLRLLEGTSLMLSAKAPAISSSTHNPSVSSFPPVPPGVGPGNPSNTPKASSRAVSGDPPGWESNNSSNKGPGGKRSVREGLPGYSSNGGGTPAKGDTFIVDTSNILFVLSGAFVGLEQIINRRIGKGSIGFGAPLPQLATNFPNQSSPLKGLSTVDLTTYGLIPEFLGRLPILSTLHPLSIDDMVRILTEPNNALLKQYIKLFGNYGSELCFTDKAVREIAREGLDRGGGARGLRGILEEVLLDAMFEVPGSSVRYCLITEAVVRRNCAAHYFSRGQKVAFLEAVERERLS, from the exons ATGCCACCACCACATTTACCGTCCCCAAAACAT CTATATTCCCACCTTTCTAAATATGTCGTCGGCCAGGAAAGAGCGAAACGCATACTATCTGTTGC CGTGTACAATCATTACCAGCGTATTGCACCTCTATTGCCGTCGGTGGACGAACAGGAATTGTCACCTCCAAAACCTTCACGGCGACAGCCCCCACCTATTATTCTTGAATCCCCAATCCCTTATCCGCCAACATCTAGCATATCCTATTCTTCGGGGTCACATTTGTCCGCTTCCACTTTCAAGAAAAGAGATCGTGCCTTATACAAGCCGCTGGATCCTGCTTCTTTCCAGTGGGATCCTAGCACAGCTGGGATGTCTCCCCAAGACCCGACTATAACACATGACCTTCTAACTCTGCGCTCAAGAGAGGGCCAATGGG CCCGTAATGGGTATTTTGAGCCACTCCAGCCATCTGTCCCTTTCCAGACTTTGACAGGACAGACAACGAAACGTCAAAGAGTTACAAGTGAACACGATAAGCCACTCTCTAATGAAAAACCTCCTAAATTCAGCAAGGGTAAAGCCTATGCAGCCCCTACCGAGTCTGAAGGTAATGACTCCGAGACCCCAAAACATGATGATAGTAGAGTCGTAGAGGGCGAGAGTGTGATAATTGAGAAAAGCAACGTCCTCATGAT TGGTCCGACTGGTACTGGTAAAACCTTGATGGCACGAACGCTGGCACGATTGCTGAATGTTCCATTTGT AACTTGTGATGCCACTACTTATACTCAGGCAGGGT ATGTTGGGGAAGACGTGGAAAATTGCGTGCTTCGCTTGCTGCAAGCCGCCAATTACGATGTGAGCAAAGCAGA GGTTGGCGTCATCCATATAGATGAAATCGATAAGATCGCTAAGCGCGGGGGTAGTGATGTGGGAGGGAGCGGGCGTGATGTGGGAGGGGAGGGTGTACAGCAAGCCCTCCTCCGCTTGTTGGAAGGCACATCCCTAATGCTATCCGCAAAAGCCCCGGCcatttcatcttccacaCACAATCCTTCGGTTTCTTCATTTCCACCTGTCCCTCCAGGCGTAGGACCTGGCAATCCTTCCAATACGCCGAAAGCATCTAGTCGGGCGGTATCTGGAGACCCTCCTGGATGGGAATCCAACAATTCTTCAAACAAGGGCCCCGGAGGAAAGCGGAGTGTGAGGGAAGGCCTACCTGGTTATAGCAGCAATGGGGGCGGCACTCCTG CTAAAGGTGACACTTTCATTGTCGATACTTCTAATATTCTTTTTGTTCTGTCTGGGGCATTCGTTGGCTTGGAACAAATTATCAACCGCCGCATTGGCAAGGGT TCAATTGGATTTGGTGCTCCCCTTCCACAACTAGCCACCAATTTTCCTAACCAATCTTCACCACTGAAAGGACTTTCAACTGTCGACCTTACCACTTATGGTCTTATTCCAGAATTCCTGGGTCGTCTTCCCATCCTTTCGACACTCCATCCATTATCGATCGATGACATGGTCCGTATTCTGACTGAACCGAACAATGCCCTATTAAAACAATATATCAAGCTGTTTGGAAACTATGGGAGCGAGTTGTGCTTCACCGACAAGGCTGTAAGGGAAATAGCGAGGGAGGGGCTCGATAGAGGTGGGGGCGCCAGAGGTTTGAGAGGAATTTTAGAGGAAGTACTTCTAGACGCCATGTTTGAGGTACCCGGATCT TCTGTGAGGTATTGTCTCATAACAGAGGCCGTGGTACGCAGGAACTGTGCTGCTCACTATTTCTCTCGCGGACAAAAGGTAGCATTTTTGGAAGCAGTTGAAAGAGAACGGTTGTCTTGA
- a CDS encoding ribosomal protein, putative (Similar to TIGR gene model, INSD accession AAW43294.1): MSIPIGTPFRSFRSSSAARSVRTFVSSSSVTHTAEPSLRPKNGSVLPGESPEDAWKRNLQEARQWRQHKEYQRSTLSVYIPEGATAVPKSRSSSSPYEATLSTLLASGAALGHAANITSHAYTPYIYGKRAGLSIIDLDQTLPILRRTAALVKDIVKADGVVLIVGTRPGHQKMIQKAKERLEDNGFAVGQWIPGLLTNAETFFGMKPLLDKSYKPDLVIFLNASENTPAIRECTSRHIPTAGIVDTDTDPRLVTYPIPANMESLRTAELIISTLSIAGQEGRRLRLKEAERKASQVRASRGRRERR; this comes from the exons ATGAGCATTCCAATCGGCACACCATTCAGGTCTTTTAGATCGTCTTCAGCAGCCAGATCTG TCCGAACATTTGTTTCCTCGTCTTCTGTCACTCATACAGCGGAGCCATCCTTGAGACCCAAAAACGGATCGGTTCTTCCAGGAGAGTCTCCTGAAGACGCTTGGAAGAGGAATTTGCAAGAAGCGAGGCAATGGCGACAACATAAAGAATATCAGC GATCCACTTTGTCCGTGTATATCCCGGAAGGCGCCACTGCAGTTCCCAAAAGccgctcttcttcctctccttaCGAAGCTACTCTCTCTACGCTCCTGGCTTCGGGTGCCGCTCTTGGCCATGCTGCCAACATTACTTCGCATGCTTACACTCCTTACATCTATGGCAAGCGCGCCGGTCTTTCCATTATCGACCTTGATCAAACTCTTCCTATCCTTCGTCGGACGGCAGCCCTTGTAAAGGACATAGTCAAAGCTGATGGGGTAGTGTTGATCGTTGGCACAAGACCAGGACACCAAAAAATGATTCAAAAAGCCAAGGAGAGATTAGAAGACAATGGATTTGCTGTAGGGCAGTGGATTCCTGGTTTGTTGACAAATGCCGAGACTTT CTTTGGCATGAAGCCACTCCTTGACAAGTCTTACAAGCCAGACCttgtcatcttcctcaATGCCTCTGAGAATACACCTGCCATTCGAGAGTGCACTTCCCGGCATATACCTACGGCAGGTATTGTTGACACTGACACGGATCCGAGGCTCGTTACCTACCCAATTCCGGCCAACATGGAG AGCTTGCGTACGGCTGAGCTTATCATCAGCACCCTAAGTATCGCTGGTCAGGAGGGGAGGCGATTGAGATTAAAGGAAGCGGAGAGAAAGGCCTCTCAGGTGAGGGCCAGTAGAGGCCGTCGCGAGAGGAGATAG